TAACTATTTACCATGTGGTTAAATGTGTTTTTCAGCTGCTAATATAAGCACAGACATGCTGCCCAGCCTCTCTAAGGAGGATTTACGTGATCTCTTTCCCGGGCAAGAGCACTTCTTCAGAAGGAGAACCATTTGGAGATTTACTCATGGTGAAAATGAGGTAATGTTAGATTTTGACATTTGGGAGACATTTAATCTAACCAAGCAGACAGTGTTACTGTTATCAAAGTAGCATTTCCTGGCCATCATTACAATACATGTATCTACAGATGTACTTGTTTTGGTGTTTGCTGTTAGGTTGTTGTTACAGTGTGGTGTTCTTTGCCTTTATAATTACTATAGAATAAATGTATGTCTTATACAGGGTCAAGAATCAGACCTGTGTAGACCAGGCACCTCCTCTGGGACCTGTGATTCCATCCTCCTGtcccctccatccccccacccctctccaaACCCAAGAGACCAACATGGTGCCACCAGAACCGTACAGCTTGTCAGCCCACAGTATGtcttatacacagacacagagttgGAGCAATCAAGAAGCACCTTTTTTGAAAAACAGTGTGCTGGACAAGGAGACTATATCCTTTCCAAAGATCTTCGCTGTCGATTAATCAGGAATACAGTAACAAGCATGATTTCCATTAAGAGAGCGGCAGGGGATGACTTTCAGTATCCATGCAGCCGTGAACTCACTGTAATGGCGAAGCGTCTCATAGAGTACTACCCAATGCTGCGGGACAGATCTACAACCAGTGGAGCTGAGTAGGTAAGTCACTACTCAGGTATTCAACACGTTTCCAAACGCAGCACTGTTGGAACCTGGCAGCCAAAGTGTAAACATCTGACACTCAAAATAGGAGGGATGTGCTTCATCCAGATCAATCAGGGCAACATGTGTCTGCTTGTATCGTTTCATTTCTCGATTAAATTTTGTTTAATGTGATTTATAACACAAACAATTTGTTGTTTGTTACGAATCTGTGAAGAAGCAGCTTTTGAAAAGGATTCAGAATGTTACAACCCCCAAAAAGAAGCAGGGAGTGACCCCTTCAAGAAAGTGGCCACGAAGCCTTAGATTTCAGAGCAGCCAGGAGATGATGTTGGAGAGAATCCCCACTATCTAGATGCAACACCCCAGAGTTTGAACAGTTGGGTGGTAAGTTCACAAATTTAAATAGTGGATAGTGTTTCCGTGTAAATGCAAATCCTACTATTACTCTAAATGAGGGACTAGAAACAAAGTGACTGTTTAGTCTTCAGTGTTTCCTGTGGAATGagaggtttggggggggggggggggggggtagtaccAGCGGAATCACTGGTCTTAATTTCAgtctacattttaaaatgttaattGGTCGGGATTGTTATGTTTTCTGGCATCAGAAACTTCTGAGTGCCTACAGAACCAGGCTAGACATTATAAAACTCTACAGGAGATGTATAAAACCAAGTCCAGACCCAACCAGAAGGATGTTTCCCAGCTCCTGGACCTTGAATTCCAAGCAAGACGGGCCTTCGTCGACTCTGATGCTATTAAGGAGCAGGACAGGCCTACCAAGATTCTTCAAGCGTATCCCTGCTTCAGAGAACTGGAGCATGTAAGCAAATGTATTCATTCTACGTAGGCCTATGCTTCTTTAGCCTGGTTAACACCAGACCGAATCTCAAATGAGATATGGTGTGGGAACTGAGCAGCGTGAGAAGCCATAGCAGGGACGGGGGTAAACTACTTGGGGCAAATGTAAAACAGTGAGCTCGCGAGAATTCGgtctggttgtctgtctgtctctcatgttATGGATGAACTCCGGCGGATCCTCGATCGAGGGAACTGCTTTATACCTGAACTGAAGACCCGCTGGGGGACCTTTTACAACAAGGCACAGTTTTATGGAGTGTTCAAAAAGGTCATGAAGCCACCGCTGCTGGACAAAGGTAATTACTGGCTCTGTAGACAATGGAGAATCCCATGAACGGATTAATATAATTCTTAAATATTTTCTTTGTGTCCAGACAAATGTACTTCTCTTTAGTGTAGCTGTACTGGTTTTAAGATATATTTACTAAACATACAGCCTTATTTCAAGATGATGGCACTAGCATAAATTTACAAACATTTTCCTACATATTCAGAAAATGATTCTTAAATATTTTCTTTGTATCTAGACAAATTACTTGTTTTTAGTCTGAACGCACTAGGTTTAAGATAGCTATGGATTCGAGACTAGATATtttaacttgtttaaaaaatctTGGCaagtaaaatgttcctgttctgTTGGCAGATAATTTTGCTTATTTTAAGTAATATTTCCCTCATTTTACAGCTTTTTTCCCCTTGTTTTTGAGAGCTgactttttgcagtgttacttgaactctgaagcatttatttgggctgcaatctgaggtgcagttaactctgatgaacttatcctgtgcagcagaagtaactcttcCTGTCCCGTGtggatcctcatgagagccagtttcatcatagcgcttgatggtttttgcgactgcacttgaagaaactttgaacgCTCCGTaatgactgactttcatgtctaaaagtaatgatggactgtcatttctctttccttatttgaactgttcttgccataattgtttatttttaacctttatttaacaaggcaagtcagttaaaaacaaattgttatttacaatgacagcctaccggggaacagtgagttaatAACTACCTTATTCAGCGGCAGAAcgagatatttttttttttatcttgttAGCTCagtgattcgatccagcaaccattcggttactagcccaacgctcttacaactaggctacctgccaccccgcttagtcttttaccaaatagggctatcttctgtataccacccctaccttgtcacaacacaactgattggttcaaacacattaagaaggaaagaaattctacaaattaactttgaaaAAGGCAGACCTgttatgttgatttgtttaacactttttgggttactacatgattccaaatgtgttatttcatagttttgatgtgtagactattgttctacaatgtagaaaatagtaaaaataaagaaaaccccatGAATGAGTAGTGTGTCCAAATTTTTAACTGgttctgtgtgtgtctatctattgggggattggaaatgatgcagacaattacattgatggaagccacaatctatatgtaatattaaagctgatctaccccctaaaaaacaaataaacatctAAATTCGgtgcctttatctctctctccgtcaggCCTTCATCCGCCGCTACTTGGCCTGCCGCAAGGAGGAGAGCATCGACGTGCTGCAGCTGACCCAAGACCCCTTCCTCATGCCTCCCTTCTGCAAGGCCCTTGCCACCGGACCTGGGCCGTTGGCTTCGGGCTCCACGCCCTCCACCTCCAGCGCATACAACAGCAGTGCCTCGAACTGAGGTTCCCAACGCCATCCCAGAGGGCCCCTGTGGGGGCCACATTACTCAAACGCCCTCCCTTCTGGATAGGGGGATGGGGGAAGGAGGATGGAGGGGGTAAAAACAGACTAAAGGATGGAGGAGTAATATCTGAAGTGCCCTCCCTATCCCCACCCCTCCTAAGACATGAAGGGGCAGTGCCAGTCTATGGCTTGTCTGTAGGACCCAATGGCTGCCcacatacatgtacacacacacaaccctgccACAAAGAAGAGAAAGACCTTGCTGGGCCTGTCCAGTGGGCTGCATCACAGGGTCATAGGAAAACGGACTGAAgtcagtgtgttgtgtgtgcataCCTGTTTTTGGGAAAACCAAAcagctcaaatcaaattgtattcgtcacatatgtgtttagcagatgttattgtgggtgtagcgaaatgcttgtaagcTAGAAGCATGGCAGCCCTGTCTGTCGGCACCATTTTCCTACATATCCATTCCATTTGATGtatgagtttattttattttttacagggacagtgcacattaatcaacgtttcagtaaacgTGCCGGTTTTGGCCAGCCGGATAATTTTCAACcgtgggcaggttattaaaaacaattacaatacagacaatcaatgagcagtgagcacacacagagcaacataggacaagcaagacatagcagaTAGACAGAGCACAAAAAGCAACAAGACAAaatccataaaagcaacaaagggtttccacacctcacaagctacagacaacatggGAAGcagcaatacacagctagggattatgttcacaaatctgattgacctttagccatgtcttcctgttttttgtgaaagtgtgattggtggtgcagttatgtgtgtctgatggcagtggattccagacatgggaagtgTAATAAATGATATTTTTGATTAATAACATTACACAGTTAAAACTTGTTATAACTACTTATTTCATAAGCATGGTCTGTTGTTCAACACACCCCATTTCTAAAGCACAAAATTGCTGATGCACGAACAGGATACCCAGTGTTATAAAACTGCAGACCGCACAAAACAGTTATGGAGCAATAAAACTAAACCGCCCGACTTGGGTAATTGCTCACATCCCTCCAGGCAGGAAACCCCCTGGCCCTAAGACAataactgctggttactgtctCCTCTTATCTCGTGACTGCAGAAACACACAGGAATGCCACTGCacgaacgcacacacatacacacccccacccctttgTCGGGGCTGGGTTCCAAGGACAAAGAACACTGCCAAGAACCAATGGGACATTGACACCAGCCTGAAGGGGACCGCCCTCAACTCACAGCGACCAGTCAGGAGCACAGACTACCAGAATCTACCTACGTCATTTTAATGTATAAAATGTAAATCCACTCCATGTTTCGGGGCTCTCTTCCGACAGTTCCTTACGAGCTAGACGAACGAGTCCGTGCAGCACGCTTtcccagatatctttacctctgaataaactgcctttactATAACTAAATCCACCCTGTCCAGCGTCTTAACTTGGTCTCCTTCTCATGTAAATGAAACATCAAcagaagctctcacagagaaagcggatttactaaaggtgcttttccttaagggaactatacagtcacctctcatggcagaccttgtggatctgctgccatatgtttgggttttctgtttaacaaaaatactgagtggagggggagccaggccatttaggatcttgaatacaagacatgcgttggtgtattgcacaagattttccaaactcaggagctcatgctttctgaggatgtaacagtgatgagggctattgggcttcctatcaagcactttgagagcctgtttatAGACAGACTGAATGGATTTTAATGTtctacagcaagcttgggcccaactagtcaagcgttaagtgggggagtatcatagatttgaagtcaAACATTTTCGTATAtgaatcggaaattagctagtgtaacagggttatattggtgattccccttgccactttattgttaagccaatgggtttttggttttagttttgtcttgccttcacttactcaacatggcatcttattggctggtttgcgtagcttgcttacggggggatgtttcagttagaatcgtcccagtgaacaagcaccaaaccagcggtaagttgttggttgcaaagcactgtacgtcaaaagtgatttttatactcccaagtgatttaaatgtacaattgatatcaatttgtttgtaaatgttattcgaacatcacacataagatgcagtgtttttgggagaatattggttgtgcattttgttgtaaagaattcccgccagtactagctagcaacttactgtgtctggtggggggggttcatatattttgtacagtgcgtgagtgcagagttggatggtgagccgtgcattgcatgacgtgcaattttgtgctgttcctatcagaataaatctccatgactggtgctacatgTTGGAGTTCGTGTCGgtgattgattgtacacaacgcaagcagtactgttacactaggttgaatttggttatctgaattacctttttcacatgctttttaaaagagaggttggaatcaagtatgatgccaaggtacttcaaatcagataccacctggagcttctcccctgacacagacatctggctcagtagcatctgttgccctctttgtgaagaacatgcagacagtttttttcacattgagatgcaaacacgagtcactgagccactttgtaacctggaccattacagtagtgagttattgtgcagcttgttgtttgctctttgcatgcacatatatcactgtatcatctgcatacatttgaacttcagacccagtacagacagaaggcagatcattattaatgtacaggctgaactgGAGGGCCCCCAGTATTGACGCAAaaagtgggcgacagctcattgctcactctgacacactgagttctgtcttcaaggtatgatttcatccctctcaaggcatcgggggaaaagttgaacttggacaattttgtgatgagaatctcatggttaacagtatcaaaagccttccttaggtccagaaacacaggcccaacaacaccccctttgtccatcttggacttcacattttccacaaGAAAGCAGTGGACCGTTTCtttggagtgtttcgctctgaagccaaactgcatggagtgtaatgtgaaggggctgttgttgaggtgggcaatcagttgttctgctacacacttatCAACAACCttcgacaccacaggtagtatactaatgggcctgtagttactcacgtcagcagggtcaccggatttaaagatggccgttattatggctgACTTCCATACCCATTATAAGGGATTTGcgtcaattcaaatctggtatcaggacaaaatgtgattcagagtcaccgaatatactagtatttttattaaactcaagcgataaatggtaaatgcaatttttgtATATACGGGTTCTCTGTATCACCtcgcagggcagaacagagaactggcaggatgtaagtaaacagctgttcttatacggtGACAGTCGtagttccaacccgtctgttggcctatcacagtagaggctgagcatggtttaaactttgctcagcctatcgccggcgctcagaCTAGTCTCAGCCTCTTGGCGCTCTTTGGTGTCCCGGCgatgttgctgtgtagattacgctccctcaccccagagactgaggtcagataGCTCTGTAACATTGTCCaagctatttgcacctgcatacaaagcacactgttctcactcaaggctaaccacagcttcccagcacacttatctggggctaactgttacttccagcacacacacacagacacccaggcgcccaggctAACAGTTGCTGATATtatatcacatgtgatatagcattgggttatagtgcaataaacacaAATCCTAACACTAGAGACACATTTTTCAAAACAAAGCGACTAGCGACAGatctagcgactttttctggtgttattggagacttttgGAGACTGACGTGAAAGCACGTCTCATTCTTACTCTACTCAACGAGCAGCGGGTGTTGCCGTGGGCCCCACCCCCGTCCCGAAGCACTCAAAGGCGGCCCAGTCCTCTCAGAGtaggagatgttcacccctccgcaCCCATACTCCAAATGAATCACGCATGCGGGAAGTCGCCGCTGGCTGGTCCCGCCCTGGCTTacataaaatttaaaaaatttacctgaattagggccagactagttaccataattttctcaaattgccattgacagttttttctattgtctcGTTTTGGTCCATCTAGACCATGGGTGTCAAACTCTGGCCCGCGCGCGGGGTAATTATATTTGGCCCGCGAGACAATACCAAATTACTACTAGAGCTGGCCCGCCGGTATTATACAGCGCATTCACCGCTAATACTACGAATCCCATAATGCTCTGCTGTTGTTTTCGCGCGCCAATCAGGACAGGACCCAGAAACGCCCTCTGTGACAGTAGTCATAGCAACATAGACGCTACAACTGTCAGCGCGCTATCCCTTCCCAAAAATGGCGAAAAGAAAGGCAGAAAACAGGAGCTTTCTGGACAAGTGGGAGGCAGAATATCTGTTTACATATGTAAAAGACAAacctgtttgtcttgtttgtggagTCAACGTGGCTGTAAGTAAGGAGTACAACATTAGACGACACTATGAAACGAAACACCATGACAAATACAAGGACCTGGACATGACTCAAAGGAGCCAGAAAGTAGAGGAGATGAAAAGAAGTTTGGTTTCACAACAGAATATGTTCAAAAAAGCCACATCACAAAGTGAGGCTGCTGTAAAGGCTAGTTACATAGTGGCAGCAGAGATCGCAAAATCAGCCCGGCCCTTTAATGAGGGAGAGTTCGTGAAAAAGTGCATGATGAAAGTTTGTGACCTCGTATGCCCAGAGAAAAAGCAAGCATTTTCAAACGTGAGCCTGAGCAGGAACACAGTAGCTGATCGCACATGTGATCTTGCCACCAATCTGTATGACCAGCTGAtggaaaagggaaaagatttcgtTGCGTTCTCCCTCGCTGTGGATGAGAGCTGCGACGCATCTGATACTGCTCAGCTGTCAGTCTTCATCCGTGGAGTGGACTCAAATCTGTGTGTTACGGAGGAGCTATTGGGATTCAAATCAATGCATGGCacaaccacaggaaaggaaatctTTGAGGAGGTTTCCAAATGTGTAACTGAAATAAAGCTGCCGTGGGATAAACTCGTTGGATTAACGACAGATGGTGCGCCAGCGATGTGCGGTAAAAAGAGTGGACTGGTGGGCATGGTTCGGGAGAAGATGCGGGAAGAGAACTGTGCAGGTGAGCTAACTGTTTACCACTGCATCATACATCAGGAATCACTGTGTGCCAAAGCCCTAAAGATGGAACATGTTATGACCACAGTAACACAGGTAGTTAACTTTATAAGAGCCAAAGGTCTGAATCACCGCCAGTTTAAATGTTTTCTAGAGGAGTGTGGTTCGGAATACGCAGACGTGCCGTATCACACAGAGGTGAGATGGCTAAGCAGAGGAAAAGTACTGAACAGATGTTTCGAGCTGCGTGAGGAAATATGTCAATTCCTGGAAACCAAAGGGAAGGATACAGCAGAGCTCCGGGAGCAAAAGTTTCTGTGTGAGCTGGCCTTTCTCTGTGACATCTCGAGCCATCTCGATGTGCTGAACCTGCAGCTTCAGGGGTGGGGGCGCATCATCACAGACATGTACGCTGCAGTGAGGGCCTTTAAAACTAAACTGTGCCTGTGGGAGAATCAGATGCTGCAAGGAAACCCTTGCCATTTTCCCTGCTGCCAAACCATAAAAGCGCAGATCTCTACCGCCGTGTTCCCATGCGCACAGTTTGCTGAAAAACTCAGTGTTCTCGCTGCTGAGTTTAGCCGGCGATTTGCCGACTTCGATGTCCAGAAATGTAGGTTTGAACTGCTTAGTAATCCCTTCGCAGTTGATGTGGAAAATGCACCAACCAACATCCAAATGGAGCTGATTGAACTCCAGTGCAACGACACGCTGAAGTCAAAGTATGATGCTGTGGGCGCCGCACAGTTTCCACGGTTCATCCCTGACACAATGCCTCAGCTCCGCACCCAAGCTGCTCAGATGCTCTCCATGTTCGGCAGCACTTATCTATGCGAGCAACTTTTCTCCTCGATGAAGATGACCAAAACAACTCACAGGAGACGTCTGACTGATGAACACCTTCGCTCGATACTGAGGATTTCTTCAGCTCAGAGCCTGAGCCCAGACATTGATGAACTAGCATCCAAGAAGAGATGCCAGGTATCTGGCTTGGGCACATCAGATTAGATCAGTGTGCAATAATTAACGTTTTCTTTGTGCACTTTTTCTTGCTACAAGGCATGGGCTTGAatggttgattgatttattatcattttatttgtaaaattattagccagtggaaaaagtttattttggtatttaaatcagaaggctgcaaatagaaaagaggcatacgatttttatttaaattttatttatttaataaatgaatgccattgatgtgttttttcatttgaaattcgattttgcatgtctccactattaaattatatattgtatggtaataagcgatgcttgttccatattcaatgttagagcaaaacttgtttgggtccatattaaaaggttcatttgttcaatgttggcccgcgactttgttcaggttttacattttggcccactgggtatttgagtttgacacccctgatctagactgttaatgtagattgtatacaaaaaaatgttttaaaaaatgatggttaaaaatgttcatgttttactgtgacttgttgtaggctcctaagtggaccataacatgctgaccagaccggacacgtcgcgtgtgttgataattggatatggagaagggcgagccggtcaaggatcgattcagacaaggtgataaattgtatgacaagcgacagtttaattatgagtaaagatatctggtacaagcgtatacggtctcgttccttcggctcatagagaacctccagaaaaagcccagataacagaaatgcatagacattttatacaacacagaaagtaggttgagtctggaagttctggtcctttggttggttctggacaggttgttgtcttctcagattggtcctgatgagctgggcgtcatccttctgagtcttatagcaaaagtttctttgttatcaaatgttcagctaagcaggagattttgtgtgtgcgtagtcagccctctgtccttgggtatgtgtgtgtctcattatttcgtgaaatgcggacccaagcactcttttgatcaaggcctttccttatcagtgtttatgaaaggtctgtgccagccatctgtctttgggtgtgtgtgtggttctctgtatctgtttataagtttgtgagaaaccctgcttaaaaagaagttagttataacaatgtaatagcaatatgcttgtgttattttaaatggtatttattacaaatccccctcttcacgtctcataagggacgtgacaa
This genomic stretch from Salvelinus namaycush isolate Seneca chromosome 4, SaNama_1.0, whole genome shotgun sequence harbors:
- the LOC120046293 gene encoding general transcription factor II-I repeat domain-containing protein 2-like, which codes for MAKRKAENRSFLDKWEAEYLFTYVKDKPVCLVCGVNVAVSKEYNIRRHYETKHHDKYKDLDMTQRSQKVEEMKRSLVSQQNMFKKATSQSEAAVKASYIVAAEIAKSARPFNEGEFVKKCMMKVCDLVCPEKKQAFSNVSLSRNTVADRTCDLATNLYDQLMEKGKDFVAFSLAVDESCDASDTAQLSVFIRGVDSNLCVTEELLGFKSMHGTTTGKEIFEEVSKCVTEIKLPWDKLVGLTTDGAPAMCGKKSGLVGMVREKMREENCAGELTVYHCIIHQESLCAKALKMEHVMTTVTQVVNFIRAKGLNHRQFKCFLEECGSEYADVPYHTEVRWLSRGKVLNRCFELREEICQFLETKGKDTAELREQKFLCELAFLCDISSHLDVLNLQLQGWGRIITDMYAAVRAFKTKLCLWENQMLQGNPCHFPCCQTIKAQISTAVFPCAQFAEKLSVLAAEFSRRFADFDVQKCRFELLSNPFAVDVENAPTNIQMELIELQCNDTLKSKYDAVGAAQFPRFIPDTMPQLRTQAAQMLSMFGSTYLCEQLFSSMKMTKTTHRRRLTDEHLRSILRISSAQSLSPDIDELASKKRCQVSGLGTSD